In one window of Deinococcus aquiradiocola DNA:
- the mqnP gene encoding menaquinone biosynthesis prenyltransferase MqnP, with amino-acid sequence MSASPVSPSLSAKTLLDLVKFEHTVFALPFAYAGMLLASMQLHGTGWPGFGVLLWVTVAMASARTAAMAANRIIDRAIDARNPRTAGREIPAGKVSVAQGWVLVLVSLVVMAFASWQLNPLCLALMPLAVVFLIGYPYTKRFTWLCHLWLGITDGAAAAGGWVAVTGHFGLGAWLLWLVVIFWMVGLDTIYATMDYAFDLANGIRSIPARFGIPRALKIAAVSHALTFVLLVAVGVAVGASFWYYAAALVMGGILLYEHRIVNPSDLTRANVAFFDANMWLAITMLVGVIADVTWRTLT; translated from the coding sequence ATGAGCGCCAGCCCCGTTTCGCCCTCCCTGAGCGCCAAGACCCTCCTTGACCTCGTCAAGTTCGAGCACACGGTCTTCGCTCTGCCGTTCGCGTACGCGGGCATGCTGCTCGCGTCGATGCAGCTGCACGGGACGGGCTGGCCGGGGTTCGGGGTGCTGCTGTGGGTGACGGTCGCCATGGCGAGTGCCCGTACGGCCGCGATGGCCGCGAACCGCATCATCGACCGGGCCATCGACGCCCGCAATCCGCGCACGGCGGGCCGGGAGATTCCGGCCGGGAAGGTCAGTGTCGCTCAGGGGTGGGTGCTGGTGCTGGTGAGTCTGGTCGTGATGGCGTTCGCGTCGTGGCAGCTGAACCCGCTGTGCCTGGCCCTGATGCCGCTCGCGGTGGTGTTCCTGATCGGGTACCCGTACACGAAGCGCTTCACGTGGCTGTGCCACCTGTGGCTCGGCATCACGGACGGCGCGGCGGCGGCGGGCGGCTGGGTCGCGGTGACAGGGCACTTCGGGCTGGGCGCGTGGCTGCTGTGGCTGGTCGTGATCTTCTGGATGGTCGGGCTGGATACCATCTATGCCACCATGGACTACGCTTTCGACCTCGCGAACGGCATCCGCAGCATTCCGGCCCGTTTCGGGATTCCGCGCGCACTGAAGATCGCGGCAGTCAGTCACGCGCTGACATTCGTGCTGCTGGTGGCGGTGGGCGTGGCGGTCGGTGCGAGCTTCTGGTACTACGCTGCGGCGCTGGTGATGGGCGGCATCCTGCTGTACGAGCACCGGATCGTGAACCCGTCGGACCTGACGCGCGCGAACGTGGCGTTCTTCGACGCGAACATGTGGCTGGCCATCACCATGCTGGTCGGCGTGATCGCCGACGTGACGTGGCGCACCCTCACCTGA
- a CDS encoding adenylate/guanylate cyclase domain-containing protein produces MNERLLPLPDPLLPPELDGVCMLVADLVGSTRLARQLPLHQYVSVMSDMVQLLILHFEAYGAEVLQHQGDAVVCVWPKEDATSAVMAAQHSHSRTRRLRLAEVLGLTLELRVGLAVGDVIRVNVGGAPTCYGLPVNLARRLASAAAPGETLTCPALPVYAPGVALGEREVSNLSGFEELGVVRRVLDTPALPGLGAASAGMKTG; encoded by the coding sequence ATGAACGAGCGTCTGCTCCCCCTGCCCGACCCCCTGCTGCCGCCGGAACTCGACGGCGTGTGCATGCTCGTCGCCGACCTGGTCGGCAGTACCCGCCTGGCGCGGCAGCTGCCGCTGCACCAGTACGTGAGTGTCATGAGCGACATGGTGCAGCTGCTCATCCTGCACTTCGAGGCGTACGGGGCTGAGGTGCTGCAACACCAGGGGGACGCGGTCGTGTGCGTCTGGCCGAAGGAGGACGCCACGTCGGCCGTGATGGCGGCGCAGCACAGCCACAGCCGTACGCGCCGTCTGAGGCTGGCGGAAGTGCTCGGCCTGACGCTGGAGCTGCGGGTGGGCCTCGCGGTGGGCGACGTGATCCGCGTGAACGTGGGCGGCGCACCCACCTGTTACGGTCTGCCGGTGAACCTCGCGCGGCGCCTCGCGAGTGCCGCGGCGCCCGGTGAGACCCTCACCTGCCCGGCCCTGCCGGTGTATGCGCCCGGCGTGGCGCTTGGCGAACGTGAAGTGAGCAACCTGTCGGGCTTCGAGGAACTGGGCGTCGTGCGCCGCGTGCTGGACACGCCTGCTCTCCCCGGACTCGGGGCTGCCTCTGCTGGCATGAAAACCGGTTAA
- a CDS encoding response regulator transcription factor produces MERKPLVLVIEDEKDIARFIELELAAEGYATEVAFDGVTGLSKFREVNPDLVILDLMLPVLDGLEVARRIRKTSNTPIIILTAKDNIQDKVEGLDSGADDYLVKPFSIEELLARVRAHLRRVNPAVTGEVRVADLVMNLDGREIFRGGRRVELSAKEFELLELLARNPGKVFSRFEIEEKVWPEYTGGSNVVDVYIGYLRRKLEESGERRLIHTVRGVGYVLREE; encoded by the coding sequence ATGGAACGCAAGCCGCTGGTACTGGTCATCGAGGACGAGAAGGACATCGCCCGATTCATAGAGCTGGAACTCGCTGCCGAAGGCTACGCCACCGAGGTGGCCTTCGACGGCGTGACCGGCCTGAGCAAATTCCGTGAAGTGAACCCCGACCTCGTCATCCTCGACCTGATGCTGCCCGTGCTGGACGGCCTGGAGGTCGCGCGCCGCATCCGCAAGACCAGCAACACCCCCATCATCATCCTGACGGCCAAGGACAACATTCAGGACAAGGTCGAGGGCCTGGACTCCGGCGCGGACGACTACCTCGTCAAGCCGTTCAGCATCGAGGAACTCCTCGCCCGCGTGCGCGCACACCTGCGCCGCGTGAACCCCGCCGTGACCGGCGAGGTGCGCGTCGCCGACCTCGTCATGAACCTCGACGGCCGTGAGATCTTCCGTGGTGGACGCCGCGTCGAGCTGTCCGCCAAGGAGTTCGAACTGCTGGAACTGCTCGCCCGCAACCCCGGCAAGGTCTTCTCGCGCTTCGAGATCGAGGAGAAGGTCTGGCCGGAATACACGGGCGGCAGCAACGTCGTGGACGTGTACATCGGCTACCTGCGCCGCAAGCTGGAGGAGAGCGGCGAGCGCCGCCTGATCCACACCGTGCGCGGCGTCGGCTACGTGCTCCGCGAAGAGTAA
- a CDS encoding sensor histidine kinase, with protein MTLRTRLTLLYTALLSLLLLLLAVAVLTVMQRSLLNGVDADLRDAYGQYTNFAERLNIRPFPNSIPQPGDPFGLQNEQRTISDIRGAFPDYRIQFEALIGEDIPDLMRQAAGTPTEQQLLLNRLRDQMDAPGTRRIANIDPNAPIHLSDAQLLRLVSSPAHQLLLNMEIKDVGYPPALTRVLVKLTPFAYGQTSDGSTLSTPTIAYFGRSLEETARTLKILQTIMVALFLIGAGTAAGGAYLLAGQALAPLRNLKKAADQIGGQTLTVRVPEPRTGDEVQALAHALNLMLDRLEGSFESQRRFTSDASHELRTPVTAIQGHASYLLRRTSPNEQQQESLNIIKNESERLTLLIGSLLELARSDGGVLQLRRQPVLSLLLLQDVARELRPLAQAQGTVLEAGGQDVTFEGDPDRVKQVVINLVSNALKVGSNTVTLSSSPADGVPGVPPGERPARNQKPLPGVRLSVQDDGPGIAPEHLAKLFDRFYRVEESRARDKGGAGLGLAIVKGIVDAHGGSIWIESEVGVGSTVNVWLPLGNLPDLDDDLA; from the coding sequence GTGACCCTGCGGACCCGCCTGACCCTCCTGTACACCGCCCTGCTCTCGCTGCTGCTGCTGCTGCTGGCCGTGGCGGTCCTGACGGTCATGCAGCGCAGCCTCCTGAACGGCGTGGACGCCGACCTGCGGGACGCGTACGGGCAGTACACCAATTTCGCGGAACGCCTGAACATCCGCCCCTTTCCGAACAGCATCCCCCAGCCGGGCGACCCCTTCGGCCTGCAGAACGAACAGCGGACCATCTCCGACATCCGGGGCGCGTTCCCCGACTACCGCATCCAGTTCGAGGCGCTCATCGGGGAGGACATCCCGGACCTGATGCGGCAGGCCGCCGGGACGCCCACCGAGCAGCAGCTGCTGCTCAACCGCCTGCGCGACCAGATGGACGCGCCCGGCACGCGCCGCATCGCGAACATCGACCCGAACGCGCCCATCCACCTGTCCGACGCGCAGCTGCTGCGGCTCGTGTCGTCTCCCGCGCACCAGCTGCTGCTGAACATGGAGATCAAGGACGTGGGCTACCCGCCCGCCCTGACGCGCGTCCTCGTGAAACTCACGCCCTTCGCGTACGGGCAGACGTCGGACGGCAGCACGCTCTCCACGCCCACCATCGCGTACTTCGGACGCAGCCTGGAGGAAACGGCCCGCACCCTCAAGATCCTGCAGACGATCATGGTGGCCCTCTTCCTGATCGGGGCGGGCACCGCGGCGGGCGGCGCGTACCTGCTGGCCGGACAGGCGCTCGCGCCGCTGCGTAACCTCAAGAAGGCCGCCGACCAGATCGGCGGGCAGACACTCACCGTGCGCGTCCCCGAACCGCGTACCGGCGACGAGGTGCAGGCGCTCGCGCACGCCCTGAACCTCATGCTGGACCGCCTGGAAGGCTCGTTCGAGTCGCAGCGGCGCTTCACGTCCGACGCGAGCCACGAACTGCGGACGCCCGTCACGGCCATCCAGGGCCACGCCAGCTACCTGCTGCGCCGCACCAGCCCGAACGAGCAGCAGCAGGAGAGCCTGAACATCATCAAGAACGAATCCGAGCGCCTCACCCTGCTGATCGGCAGCCTGCTGGAACTCGCGCGCAGCGACGGCGGCGTGCTGCAGCTGCGCCGCCAGCCGGTCCTGTCGCTGCTGCTGCTGCAGGACGTGGCGCGCGAACTGCGGCCCCTCGCGCAGGCACAGGGCACGGTCCTGGAGGCAGGCGGGCAGGACGTGACCTTCGAGGGCGACCCGGACCGCGTCAAGCAGGTCGTGATCAACCTCGTCTCCAACGCCCTCAAGGTCGGCTCGAACACCGTCACGCTCAGCAGCTCGCCCGCCGACGGTGTGCCCGGCGTGCCGCCCGGCGAACGCCCCGCCCGCAACCAGAAGCCCCTCCCCGGCGTTCGCCTCAGCGTGCAGGACGACGGCCCCGGCATCGCGCCGGAGCACCTCGCGAAGCTGTTCGACCGCTTCTACCGCGTGGAAGAATCCCGCGCGCGCGACAAGGGCGGCGCGGGTCTGGGCCTTGCCATCGTGAAGGGCATCGTGGACGCGCACGGCGGCAGCATCTGGATCGAGAGCGAGGTCGGCGTCGGCAGCACCGTGAACGTCTGGCTGCCCCTCGGGAACCTCCCCGACCTCGACGACGACCTCGCCTGA
- the glpX gene encoding class II fructose-bisphosphatase has product MNKSAPGQPTPSPHNDQFGLEHALVLETARVTEAAALAASRLVGMGDKNGVDGAGTEAMRSVLNSLDIRGTVVIGEGEMDEAPMLYIGEKLGNGKYEVDIAVDPVEGTVVTAKGLPNGLAVIAISEKGGLMHAPDCYMEKLVVPPPAAGRVNLDWPVEANLAAIAQSLDRSVQDLLVVILDRERHTDLIRRVRTAGARVKLIGDGDVVASLAVGVRGTGVHALMGSGGAPEGVLSAAALKCLGAEIQGRFVAEDDAMRARFAEMGVDEHRIYSTADLAPGRQMAFSATGITDGELLDGVRRFGGGARTHTVVMGYATRVVRFLDSVHLEGDGARVVIRV; this is encoded by the coding sequence ATGAACAAATCCGCACCCGGCCAACCCACTCCCTCCCCGCACAATGACCAGTTCGGCCTGGAGCACGCCCTGGTGCTGGAAACGGCCCGCGTCACCGAGGCGGCCGCCCTCGCCGCGAGCCGCCTCGTCGGGATGGGCGACAAGAACGGCGTGGACGGCGCAGGCACCGAAGCCATGCGCAGCGTCCTGAACTCCCTCGACATCCGCGGCACCGTCGTGATCGGCGAGGGCGAGATGGACGAGGCGCCCATGCTGTACATCGGCGAGAAGCTCGGCAACGGCAAGTACGAGGTGGACATCGCCGTGGACCCCGTCGAGGGGACCGTCGTGACCGCCAAGGGCCTCCCGAACGGCCTCGCCGTCATCGCCATCAGCGAGAAGGGCGGCCTGATGCACGCGCCCGACTGCTACATGGAGAAGCTGGTGGTGCCGCCGCCCGCCGCGGGCCGCGTGAACCTCGACTGGCCCGTCGAAGCGAACCTCGCCGCCATCGCGCAGAGCCTCGACCGGAGCGTGCAGGACCTGCTCGTCGTGATTCTCGACCGCGAACGGCACACGGACCTCATCCGGCGCGTCCGGACGGCCGGTGCGCGCGTGAAGCTGATCGGGGACGGGGACGTCGTGGCGAGCCTCGCCGTCGGCGTGCGCGGCACGGGCGTGCACGCCCTGATGGGGTCGGGCGGCGCACCCGAAGGCGTGCTGAGCGCCGCGGCCCTCAAGTGCCTCGGCGCGGAGATCCAGGGGCGCTTCGTGGCGGAGGATGACGCCATGCGCGCCCGCTTCGCGGAGATGGGCGTGGACGAGCACCGCATCTACAGCACCGCCGACCTCGCGCCGGGCCGTCAGATGGCGTTCTCCGCGACCGGCATCACGGACGGCGAACTGCTCGACGGTGTGCGCCGCTTCGGTGGCGGGGCGCGCACGCACACGGTCGTGATGGGCTACGCGACCCGCGTGGTGCGCTTCCTGGACAGCGTGCACCTGGAAGGGGACGGGGCGCGCGTCGTGATCCGCGTCTGA
- the pgm gene encoding phosphoglucomutase (alpha-D-glucose-1,6-bisphosphate-dependent): MPISELAGHPAPASLLTDIPALLDAYTSLNPDPADPLQRVAFGTSGHRGSSLDRTFNEAHILAITQAVCEHRAAAGIRGPLYIGADTHALSLPALHTALRVLAANGVQVRRSQGDVFTPTPLVSFAILEHNAASTDLADGIVITPSHNPPRDGGFKYNPPSGGPADTDVTGGVQKRANALLEADLQGVQTVPLADALRHAQEWDFVTPYVQALPQIIDLDAVRRAGVKIGVDPLGGSSLPVWQQIQATHDLNLEILNTTVDPAFSFMSVDHDGKIRMDCSSPYAMAGLLSHRDRFDVAIGNDPDADRHGIVTRDGLMNPNHYLAVCIDYLFQHRPDWPAQAGIGKTLVSSSLIDKVAARLGRPLTEVPVGFKYFVEGLHGGTLGFGGEESAGASFLRRDGRAWSTDKDGIILGLLAAEITAVTGQTPSERFAALSREFGTSAYARADAPATRDQKARLSRLSPEQVQAQTLAGDPITARLTRAPGNDQPIGGLKVTTEHAWFAARPSGTEDIYKIYAESWKGETHLQTVMQEAQDVVTAALTQGDPA, from the coding sequence ATGCCCATCTCCGAGCTGGCCGGACACCCCGCACCCGCAAGCCTGCTGACCGACATCCCCGCCCTGCTGGACGCCTACACCAGCCTGAACCCCGACCCGGCCGACCCGCTGCAGCGCGTGGCGTTCGGGACGAGCGGGCACCGCGGCAGCAGCCTCGACCGGACCTTCAACGAGGCGCACATTCTCGCCATCACGCAGGCCGTGTGTGAGCACCGCGCCGCCGCGGGCATCCGGGGCCCGCTGTACATCGGGGCGGACACGCACGCGCTGTCCCTGCCCGCCCTGCACACGGCGCTGCGCGTCCTCGCCGCGAACGGCGTGCAGGTGCGCCGCAGTCAGGGTGACGTGTTCACGCCCACCCCGCTCGTCAGCTTCGCGATCCTCGAACACAACGCGGCCAGCACGGACCTCGCGGACGGCATCGTGATCACGCCCAGCCACAACCCGCCCCGCGACGGCGGCTTCAAGTACAACCCGCCGTCCGGCGGTCCCGCCGACACGGACGTGACGGGCGGCGTGCAGAAACGCGCCAACGCCCTCCTCGAAGCGGACCTGCAGGGCGTGCAGACCGTGCCGCTCGCGGACGCGCTGCGCCACGCGCAGGAGTGGGACTTCGTGACGCCGTACGTGCAGGCCCTCCCGCAGATCATCGACCTGGACGCCGTCCGCCGGGCTGGCGTGAAGATCGGCGTCGATCCGCTCGGCGGGTCCAGCCTGCCCGTCTGGCAGCAGATTCAGGCGACGCACGACCTGAACCTCGAGATCCTCAACACCACCGTCGACCCGGCCTTCTCCTTCATGAGCGTCGACCATGACGGCAAGATCCGCATGGACTGCTCCAGCCCCTACGCCATGGCGGGCCTCCTCAGCCACAGGGACCGCTTCGACGTCGCCATCGGCAACGACCCCGACGCGGACCGGCACGGCATCGTCACCCGCGACGGCCTCATGAACCCCAACCACTACCTCGCTGTGTGCATCGACTACCTGTTCCAGCACCGCCCCGACTGGCCCGCGCAGGCCGGGATCGGCAAGACGCTCGTGAGCAGCAGCCTGATCGACAAGGTCGCCGCGCGCCTCGGCCGTCCCCTCACCGAAGTGCCGGTCGGCTTCAAGTACTTCGTGGAGGGCCTGCACGGCGGCACGCTCGGCTTCGGCGGCGAGGAGAGCGCCGGCGCCAGCTTCCTGCGCCGTGACGGGCGCGCCTGGAGCACCGACAAGGACGGCATCATCCTCGGCCTGCTCGCCGCCGAGATCACCGCCGTGACCGGTCAGACGCCTAGCGAACGCTTCGCGGCCCTCAGCCGCGAGTTCGGCACGAGCGCCTACGCCCGCGCCGACGCGCCCGCCACCCGCGACCAGAAAGCCAGACTCAGCCGACTCTCGCCCGAACAGGTCCAGGCGCAGACGCTCGCGGGCGACCCCATCACCGCCCGCCTCACCCGCGCGCCCGGCAACGACCAGCCCATCGGCGGCCTCAAGGTCACCACCGAGCACGCCTGGTTCGCCGCTCGCCCCAGCGGCACCGAAGACATCTACAAGATCTACGCCGAAAGCTGGAAAGGCGAAACGCACCTGCAGACCGTGATGCAGGAAGCGCAGGACGTCGTCACCGCCGCACTCACGCAGGGAGACCCCGCTTGA
- a CDS encoding prepilin-type N-terminal cleavage/methylation domain-containing protein codes for MKSPTAGLTLIELLIGLLLVGVVMAALATLNLGTSRATRALQAQNELLSEEQTTINYMAGKLREAAYVFPNGSSFQLASSGNTLKDPSGSYVWNIGTDPMVAFVIPPRTVEPGRCATESAKTSGDWAQYCYAFYAFYAIKRSDLTADTGATSRTNNPGPDPSNDTDAWVLMEYRGYYTTTVLGYPGSGYSNTLTNIPGATSNGGSSGRLLMDYLPKMDTPPALFVSPASGTQVAGQTTVVMNIAAQQLAGGAGNGGMIRVPNTGYTTLTVYPRNIGKPQLLN; via the coding sequence ATGAAATCACCCACCGCAGGGCTTACCCTGATCGAACTGCTGATCGGCCTTCTGCTCGTCGGGGTCGTGATGGCGGCCCTCGCCACACTGAACCTCGGCACGTCGCGCGCCACCCGCGCCCTCCAGGCGCAGAACGAGCTGCTGTCCGAGGAGCAGACCACCATCAACTACATGGCCGGGAAGCTCCGCGAGGCGGCGTACGTCTTCCCGAACGGCAGCAGCTTCCAGCTCGCCTCCTCCGGCAACACCCTCAAGGACCCGAGCGGAAGTTACGTCTGGAATATCGGGACGGACCCGATGGTGGCGTTCGTGATCCCGCCGAGAACGGTGGAACCGGGCCGCTGCGCGACCGAATCCGCGAAGACCTCAGGTGACTGGGCGCAGTACTGTTACGCCTTCTACGCCTTCTACGCCATCAAGCGCTCGGACCTGACCGCGGACACCGGCGCGACCAGCCGCACCAACAACCCCGGCCCGGACCCCAGCAACGACACGGACGCGTGGGTCCTGATGGAATACCGCGGGTACTACACCACCACCGTCCTCGGGTATCCCGGGAGCGGGTATTCCAACACGCTCACCAACATTCCCGGCGCCACCAGCAACGGCGGCAGCAGCGGCCGCCTCCTGATGGACTACCTGCCAAAGATGGATACGCCTCCGGCGCTGTTCGTCTCCCCGGCCAGCGGGACGCAGGTGGCCGGGCAGACGACCGTCGTCATGAACATCGCAGCCCAGCAGCTGGCAGGCGGGGCCGGGAACGGCGGCATGATCAGGGTTCCCAACACCGGCTACACCACGCTGACGGTGTACCCCCGCAACATCGGGAAGCCTCAGCTGCTGAACTGA
- a CDS encoding type II secretion system protein gives MRKRTNHTQGFTIIEVLVAIVLLAIVVTAILIPLTGFFGVTRRSTQQVTATNLSQQTVEQIRGEWLNQGKYDQGCVTNALPSTVPTVSIQNEDVQGNAVGTAGALTVSASCGSGSLPAGPPLRKVTVTTVVSGQASNTSTLVVEVARP, from the coding sequence GTGCGCAAGCGAACTAACCACACACAGGGGTTCACGATCATCGAGGTGCTCGTCGCGATCGTCCTGCTGGCGATCGTCGTGACGGCCATCCTGATTCCGCTCACCGGATTCTTCGGCGTGACGCGGCGCAGCACGCAGCAGGTCACGGCCACCAACCTCTCCCAGCAGACCGTCGAACAGATTCGCGGCGAGTGGCTCAACCAGGGCAAGTACGATCAGGGGTGCGTCACGAACGCGCTGCCCAGCACGGTCCCGACAGTCAGCATCCAGAACGAGGACGTGCAGGGCAACGCCGTCGGGACGGCAGGCGCCCTGACCGTGAGCGCGTCCTGCGGTTCGGGAAGTCTTCCGGCCGGGCCGCCCCTCAGGAAAGTCACGGTCACGACCGTCGTGAGCGGGCAGGCGTCGAACACGTCCACCCTCGTCGTGGAGGTGGCCAGACCATGA
- a CDS encoding prepilin-type N-terminal cleavage/methylation domain-containing protein, translated as MRRTRRTLNGFTVVELLVVVAVIGIISASLIALSVRSYRDAQLRDGAVQLMTELRQARAAAQRSNQSSTVTLTSTSSTVPKGTYTVQVGGAATATTRSLPANVQAAPYKPASTSQYPNSAVYTAPYAEMGGAGAVTGVIWEVSSTQSSRRWYIKTVGVTGKVMLSAQAN; from the coding sequence ATGCGCCGCACCCGAAGAACACTGAACGGATTCACCGTCGTGGAACTGCTCGTCGTGGTCGCCGTGATCGGCATCATCTCCGCCTCACTCATCGCTCTTTCGGTGCGCAGTTACCGGGACGCGCAACTCCGGGACGGCGCCGTCCAGCTCATGACCGAACTGCGGCAGGCTCGGGCCGCCGCGCAGCGCAGCAACCAGTCGAGCACCGTCACGCTCACCAGCACCAGTTCCACCGTCCCGAAAGGGACCTACACGGTGCAGGTGGGCGGCGCGGCCACCGCCACCACCCGCTCCCTCCCGGCGAATGTTCAGGCCGCGCCGTACAAGCCCGCTTCCACGTCCCAGTACCCGAACAGCGCCGTCTACACGGCCCCTTACGCCGAGATGGGCGGTGCGGGTGCCGTGACCGGCGTCATCTGGGAAGTGTCGAGTACGCAGTCCAGCCGCAGGTGGTATATCAAGACCGTCGGAGTGACCGGCAAGGTGATGCTCAGTGCGCAAGCGAACTAA
- a CDS encoding DUF4900 domain-containing protein, which produces MKNSRTTEGATLVLTVLIVLLMLASIVVVTGQLALSARRNSNDQESTLQAQYAAESGVARAQARMNAVNALMSGNLKPAAATTTPQMLLQMANLCGISTPTAAMSNLTGVTAANPLTLCSSSNVLSGFTPTTLAVAGVINLNFFTGNIDNASYAANGYTLSGDQTAAERQFWAESLLPGGVTLNGTVNDKTVSGTSGLTLTKVQRTGVDSYRLTFNVPDVTVSGASSDQSVSRKLAVSGVAREYTYEISRGSFAKYALFTDHHFADQASEDACAANASNCNRVTFTSNTLFSGPVHSNQNFLMQGTPYFAGQVTSAGCPPGKIVTNNGVESCNATATPGAYFQSTKLVAPGSMSPSSSAPVACSVTTVPCPPTNIINPQFAGGVNWNAGFQPLPQNANSQANAAIGLNADGSAKGDTGLLLNGNVDAIDFAVGSITPSGSSTATPAQFINYKMSGSATTVQLAVDANKTMYIKVGTAWKPAVQVGGVWIDASLPAAAGVTVQPFNGVIYTNGVVTSVKGPARTTASDPNTAAPAVASFSQMTLAATGTIHIKGDLKYQNPPCNGSNSVSGTTFTAAPCPNTSEKNILGLYSSGGDVAIDSPAKYGAANGVGKDVTIQAVLMASQGRITVDGYDQGTADGSLGQVKLLGGIIEKYYGPFGITDGRGFGRNFVYDPRTGDGLAPPSFPTQSSWETAFKLTSASGASTPTPLKLDGSYRQTN; this is translated from the coding sequence ATGAAGAACTCCCGCACCACGGAAGGAGCCACCCTGGTTCTGACCGTCCTCATCGTCCTGTTGATGCTCGCATCAATCGTGGTCGTGACGGGTCAGCTGGCCCTGTCCGCCCGGCGCAACAGCAACGATCAGGAAAGCACCCTGCAGGCCCAGTACGCGGCCGAGTCGGGCGTGGCGCGCGCCCAGGCCCGGATGAATGCCGTGAACGCACTCATGTCCGGTAACCTGAAGCCCGCCGCGGCGACCACCACGCCGCAGATGCTGCTTCAGATGGCGAACCTGTGCGGCATCTCGACCCCCACCGCTGCCATGTCCAACCTGACAGGCGTCACGGCCGCCAACCCGCTCACGCTCTGCAGCAGCAGCAACGTCCTGAGCGGGTTCACGCCCACGACCCTCGCGGTCGCCGGCGTGATCAACCTGAACTTCTTCACCGGCAACATCGACAACGCCTCGTACGCCGCGAACGGGTACACCCTCTCCGGGGATCAGACGGCCGCAGAACGGCAGTTCTGGGCGGAATCCCTGCTGCCCGGCGGCGTCACCCTGAACGGGACGGTGAACGACAAGACCGTCAGCGGCACCTCGGGACTGACGCTCACCAAGGTGCAGCGCACGGGCGTCGACAGTTACCGCCTGACCTTCAACGTCCCGGACGTCACGGTTTCCGGAGCGTCGTCGGACCAGTCCGTGAGCCGCAAGCTGGCCGTGTCAGGCGTGGCCAGGGAGTACACGTACGAGATCAGTCGCGGCAGCTTCGCGAAGTACGCACTCTTCACCGACCACCACTTCGCGGATCAGGCGAGCGAAGACGCGTGTGCCGCGAACGCCAGCAACTGCAACCGCGTGACCTTCACGAGCAACACGCTCTTCTCCGGCCCCGTCCACTCCAACCAGAACTTCCTGATGCAGGGCACGCCGTACTTCGCCGGGCAGGTCACGTCGGCGGGCTGCCCCCCAGGCAAGATCGTCACGAACAACGGCGTCGAGTCCTGCAATGCCACCGCGACGCCCGGCGCCTACTTCCAGTCCACGAAGCTCGTCGCTCCGGGCAGCATGAGCCCCAGCTCCAGCGCGCCGGTCGCCTGCAGCGTCACCACCGTGCCGTGCCCCCCCACCAACATCATCAACCCGCAGTTCGCGGGCGGCGTCAACTGGAACGCCGGGTTCCAGCCGCTGCCACAGAACGCCAACAGCCAGGCGAACGCCGCCATCGGCCTCAACGCGGACGGCTCCGCGAAGGGCGACACGGGTCTCCTCCTGAACGGCAACGTGGACGCCATCGACTTCGCGGTCGGCAGCATCACGCCCAGCGGCAGCTCCACCGCCACGCCCGCACAGTTCATCAACTACAAGATGAGCGGCTCGGCCACCACCGTCCAGCTGGCCGTGGACGCCAACAAGACCATGTACATCAAGGTGGGGACCGCCTGGAAGCCCGCCGTGCAGGTGGGCGGCGTGTGGATCGATGCCAGTCTCCCGGCAGCGGCGGGCGTGACGGTCCAGCCGTTCAACGGCGTGATCTACACGAACGGCGTGGTCACCAGCGTGAAGGGCCCTGCCAGAACGACCGCCAGCGACCCCAACACGGCGGCTCCCGCCGTGGCCAGCTTCTCGCAGATGACCCTCGCGGCGACGGGAACGATCCACATCAAGGGCGACCTGAAGTACCAGAACCCGCCGTGCAACGGCAGCAACAGCGTGTCGGGCACGACCTTCACGGCTGCCCCCTGCCCGAACACCAGCGAGAAGAACATTCTCGGTCTGTACTCTTCCGGAGGGGACGTCGCCATCGACAGCCCCGCCAAGTACGGCGCGGCCAACGGGGTCGGCAAGGACGTCACCATTCAGGCCGTCCTGATGGCCAGCCAGGGCCGTATCACGGTCGACGGCTACGACCAGGGAACCGCCGACGGCAGCCTCGGTCAGGTCAAGCTGCTGGGCGGGATCATCGAGAAGTACTACGGTCCCTTCGGCATCACGGACGGGCGCGGCTTCGGACGAAACTTCGTGTACGACCCCCGGACCGGTGACGGCCTCGCGCCGCCGTCCTTCCCCACGCAGTCCAGCTGGGAAACCGCCTTCAAGCTGACCTCGGCCTCGGGTGCCAGCACCCCCACCCCCCTCAAACTCGACGGCAGTTATCGGCAGACGAACTGA